The proteins below are encoded in one region of Candidatus Micrarchaeota archaeon:
- a CDS encoding helix-turn-helix transcriptional regulator: MAYAHKGKRATTEDKLLRTELGSSLESARVIASITRESLANSAGINQETVRRVEVGEAMPKDKTFFAMLNVLKEKIPKEKYNRLIEMFSTKGVSAGTRAEVDFPTVMQSKPMCDLLNLLESHFEPDEIDRIAHAWTRDMARHGLLRKDE, encoded by the coding sequence ATGGCATACGCCCATAAAGGGAAAAGAGCAACAACAGAGGATAAATTGCTCAGGACAGAGCTTGGATCCAGCCTAGAAAGTGCCAGGGTCATAGCAAGCATCACCAGGGAAAGCCTTGCAAATAGCGCAGGCATAAACCAGGAAACTGTCAGAAGGGTGGAAGTTGGCGAGGCCATGCCAAAGGACAAGACATTTTTTGCAATGCTTAACGTACTAAAGGAAAAAATACCGAAGGAAAAATACAACAGGTTAATCGAGATGTTCTCCACAAAGGGCGTAAGCGCAGGCACAAGGGCAGAGGTGGATTTTCCCACCGTCATGCAGTCCAAGCCAATGTGCGACCTGCTGAACTTGCTGGAGTCGCATTTTGAGCCGGACGAAATAGACAGGATAGCGCATGCATGGACAAGGGACATGGCAAGGCATGGGCTTCTAAGGAAAGACGAGTGA